In Halorubrum sp. PV6, a single window of DNA contains:
- a CDS encoding universal stress protein, translating to MAGPDATDPNGDRNLLAHALLPVANESDALATARALEPYDPERVTALHVVEKGDGVADKTPVEQSEDLAAESYAAVRTVFPDAEEHTAYSRDVVDAIVAAADEVGASAIAYRSRGGNRLMQFLSGDLSVQLVTDAPIPVVALPRAADEDEEEAEAVDGEAADADEGGDA from the coding sequence ATGGCCGGACCCGACGCGACCGACCCGAACGGCGATCGCAACCTGCTCGCTCACGCCCTCCTCCCCGTCGCAAACGAGAGCGACGCGCTCGCCACGGCGCGGGCGCTCGAACCGTACGACCCCGAGCGCGTGACCGCCCTCCACGTCGTCGAGAAGGGTGACGGCGTCGCGGACAAGACGCCGGTCGAGCAGTCGGAGGACCTCGCGGCCGAGTCGTACGCGGCCGTGCGAACCGTGTTCCCCGACGCCGAGGAACACACCGCCTACTCTCGCGACGTGGTCGACGCCATCGTCGCCGCCGCCGACGAGGTGGGCGCGAGCGCCATCGCGTACCGGTCCCGCGGCGGCAACCGACTCATGCAGTTCCTCTCCGGCGACCTGTCGGTGCAGCTGGTGACCGACGCCCCGATTCCGGTCGTCGCGCTCCCGCGTGCAGCAGACGAGGACGAGGAGGAGGCCGAAGCAGTGGACGGGGAGGCGGCAGACGCAGACGAGGGCGGCGACGCGTGA
- a CDS encoding universal stress protein, which yields MTDQPPGPTVMVAVSNPRTESALVALAGAIAEHEGGRVLVIHVVTVPDQTALEEAAANRARIDRTSDDLLAAAVDDAAAFDAPVATKTILSHRGIGEVFDAARTNGADAVVMGYRGARLAGGRVEGSLEEVAHDLPCDFLVFDGRDLSVSNVLVPTAGGPSSDLSADVARALRDVFGATVSLLYVADDDDPAAREFLAAWADERGLEDATLRVETGDVEAAIARIGGEYDLVVVGATERGLLSRVVRGSPADEAVSALDTPVVLAERPTDRSLWERLVGGR from the coding sequence GTGACCGACCAGCCTCCCGGCCCGACGGTCATGGTCGCGGTGTCGAACCCGCGAACCGAGAGCGCGCTCGTCGCGCTCGCGGGCGCCATCGCCGAACACGAGGGGGGACGCGTCTTGGTGATCCACGTCGTCACGGTCCCCGACCAGACCGCGCTCGAAGAGGCCGCGGCGAACCGAGCGCGGATCGACCGGACCTCCGACGACCTGCTCGCCGCGGCCGTCGACGACGCGGCGGCCTTCGACGCTCCGGTCGCGACCAAAACGATCCTCTCTCATCGGGGGATCGGCGAGGTGTTCGACGCCGCGCGGACGAACGGCGCGGACGCCGTCGTGATGGGCTACCGCGGGGCGCGGCTGGCCGGCGGGCGCGTCGAGGGGTCGCTCGAAGAGGTCGCTCACGACCTGCCGTGCGACTTTCTCGTCTTCGACGGGCGGGATCTGTCCGTCTCGAACGTGCTCGTGCCGACCGCGGGCGGCCCCTCCTCAGACCTGTCCGCGGACGTTGCGCGAGCGCTCCGAGACGTGTTCGGCGCGACCGTCTCGCTGCTGTACGTCGCGGACGACGACGACCCGGCGGCCCGCGAATTCCTCGCGGCGTGGGCCGACGAACGCGGCTTGGAGGACGCGACGCTCCGAGTCGAGACCGGCGACGTCGAGGCGGCCATCGCGCGGATCGGCGGGGAGTACGACCTCGTGGTCGTCGGCGCGACTGAACGGGGCCTGCTGTCGCGGGTCGTTCGCGGGTCGCCGGCGGACGAGGCGGTCAGCGCCCTCGACACGCCCGTCGTGCTCGCGGAGCGACCCACCGATCGGTCGCTGTGGGAGCGGCTGGTCGGCGGGCGCTGA
- a CDS encoding low molecular weight phosphatase family protein, whose product MSDEAVTLGFVCVQNAGRSQMATAFAERERSRRGLDDEVRVLTGGTHPADEVHPEVVEAMAELDVDLSDRVPRAVSTAELNDATVVATMGCSTLELDADVEVRDWALDDPHGQSVEEVRQIRDEIRQRVSALFDEYASA is encoded by the coding sequence ATGAGCGACGAAGCGGTGACGCTCGGGTTCGTCTGTGTACAGAATGCGGGCCGCAGTCAGATGGCGACGGCGTTCGCCGAGCGGGAGCGCTCGCGGCGCGGGCTCGACGACGAAGTTCGCGTTTTGACGGGTGGCACACACCCCGCGGACGAGGTCCACCCCGAGGTCGTCGAGGCGATGGCGGAGCTGGACGTCGACCTCTCCGACCGCGTCCCGCGAGCGGTCTCAACGGCGGAGCTGAACGACGCGACCGTCGTCGCAACGATGGGCTGTTCGACGCTGGAGCTCGACGCGGACGTCGAGGTGCGCGACTGGGCGCTCGACGACCCGCACGGACAGTCGGTAGAGGAGGTCCGACAGATCAGAGACGAGATCCGACAGCGCGTGTCGGCCCTCTTCGACGAGTACGCGTCTGCGTAG
- a CDS encoding PAS domain-containing protein: MDSPRDTSPEQIHVLYVNGDADFADLLAAKLRRLAPRIEVTAVGDARAALERVAESAFDCLVTSYSLPDGTGIDLLRRVESERTLPTILFTGRGSEQIASEATQAGVSDYIPIHANQDSFELLAGRIRTLVDAAHTEAAAERLSDRFQRTLERATDAIYAVDDDWRVEYINEKMAARVDRDPERIVGNTIWEEFPSVVGTELEERYRTAMDTGEPVSFEQRLGDPFDYWVEVRAFPDEDGLTIFSREVTDERERELDLQRSEAVLENVHDVVTVIDEDGEIRFANAAANRLLAGRQSADLTGDRLRNVVGDRIGESDAKAFSQAVASTLDEMESDGGFTGFYDADLQLDVAVGGSERTFDVRLTPFHRHRRSQVLVVARDVTDRSEAQRQLRRERDALRRIQTVMAESDSSAASRIESLLDVGCQTLGLDIGIVSRIRDDDYAVEVVHAPDDDIGVGDRFDLASTYCEEVVGTDAVCAFTDARSDGRETHPAYREFGLESYIGVPLDVDDRRYGTLNFSSPTTRSDPFGALEQTFVELLAQLVSAELSRARDRAELERQEYLFDRVQDIADIGVWEYVPSRDELTWSDGVRRIHGVEDGYEPSIDDGIEFYHPDDREAIADAVETAIDEGDPYDLDLRIVRADGALRDVRAWGEYVEDASRGDASLRGVFQDVTEREAKRREHRALAEEYEALLETSGDAIFMLDVDADGDDPSFEFARLSSGYEEQTGLTTAAVRGETPRAVFGEETGAELEANYTRCVEEGEPISYREELDTGPAARFWETGLAPVTVDGETVRIVGIARNVTEQVERERDLEATNRRLESLIEATPLTVAEVDADGTIVRWNDEAEAMFGWSREEVVGEQISPDTTERRDEFLGSWRRALGGERIRAAEIQQETKAGDELELLLSVAPIPGPEGEVTSTLAVVEDITEQKRSEARLRALQETAQRLSAAESTEAIGRLAVDAAAEVLDLDITAMWEFDERADALVPTTTTDAAADLLGTPPRFDRGEGLAWAAFEAGDTQVYDDVQAAGDRYNPDTEIESEVLVPLGEYGLMITGSTSPREFSESDVDLFRLLGATVEAALARASREAELHRQNERLDEFASVVAHDLRNPLAVAQGFLDLAAETGDPDHFERVRSAHDRTERLVADLLALARGETEVEDAEAVDLAAVATEAWGYVDTNDASLAVEDHVPTVTGDPGRLTQLFENLFRNAIEHGGRDIAVTVGRVADDGFYVEDDGAGIPPERRDEVLEHGVTSSEEGTGFGLSIVVDIARAHGWTVSVTDGADGGARFEFARGA, from the coding sequence ATGGATTCGCCCCGCGATACCTCCCCCGAGCAGATTCACGTGCTCTACGTGAACGGCGACGCCGACTTCGCCGACCTCCTCGCGGCGAAGCTCCGGCGCCTCGCGCCGCGGATCGAGGTGACGGCCGTCGGCGACGCGCGAGCCGCGCTGGAACGCGTCGCGGAGTCGGCGTTCGACTGTCTCGTCACCTCCTACTCGCTACCGGACGGGACCGGAATCGACCTGCTACGTCGGGTCGAGTCCGAGCGCACCCTGCCGACGATCCTCTTTACCGGGCGCGGCAGCGAACAGATAGCCAGCGAGGCGACCCAAGCCGGCGTCTCGGACTACATCCCAATCCACGCGAACCAGGACAGCTTCGAGCTCCTCGCCGGCCGCATCCGAACGCTGGTCGACGCGGCGCACACGGAGGCGGCCGCGGAACGCCTCTCGGACCGCTTCCAGCGGACGCTCGAACGCGCCACCGACGCGATCTACGCGGTCGACGACGACTGGCGGGTGGAGTATATAAACGAGAAGATGGCTGCGCGGGTCGACCGCGACCCGGAGCGCATCGTCGGAAACACGATCTGGGAGGAGTTCCCGTCGGTCGTGGGGACGGAACTCGAAGAGCGGTACCGCACCGCGATGGACACCGGCGAGCCCGTCTCGTTCGAACAGCGGCTCGGCGACCCGTTCGACTACTGGGTCGAGGTGCGGGCGTTCCCCGACGAGGACGGACTGACGATATTCTCGCGGGAGGTGACCGACGAGCGCGAGCGAGAACTGGACCTGCAACGCAGCGAGGCGGTGTTAGAGAACGTTCACGACGTGGTGACGGTCATCGACGAGGACGGCGAGATCAGGTTCGCGAACGCGGCCGCGAACCGGCTGTTGGCCGGCCGCCAGTCGGCGGACCTCACCGGCGACCGACTGCGAAACGTCGTCGGCGACCGCATCGGCGAGTCGGACGCCAAGGCGTTCTCGCAGGCGGTCGCGTCGACGCTCGACGAGATGGAAAGCGACGGCGGCTTCACCGGGTTCTACGACGCCGATCTCCAGCTCGACGTCGCCGTCGGGGGGAGCGAACGGACGTTCGACGTGCGGTTGACGCCGTTCCACCGCCACCGCCGCAGCCAGGTGCTCGTCGTCGCCCGCGACGTGACCGACCGGAGCGAGGCGCAGCGCCAACTGCGACGCGAGCGCGACGCCCTCCGGCGGATCCAGACCGTCATGGCCGAGAGCGACTCCTCGGCCGCGTCGCGCATCGAGTCGCTGCTCGATGTCGGCTGTCAGACGCTCGGGCTCGACATCGGCATCGTCTCGCGGATCCGAGACGACGACTACGCGGTCGAAGTCGTGCACGCGCCGGACGACGACATCGGCGTCGGCGACCGGTTCGACCTCGCGTCGACGTACTGCGAGGAGGTGGTGGGGACGGACGCGGTCTGTGCGTTCACCGACGCGCGCAGCGACGGGCGGGAGACGCATCCCGCGTACCGCGAGTTCGGGCTGGAGTCGTACATCGGCGTCCCGCTCGACGTCGACGACCGCCGGTACGGGACGCTCAACTTCTCGAGCCCCACGACGCGGTCCGACCCCTTCGGGGCGCTCGAACAGACGTTCGTCGAACTGCTGGCGCAGCTCGTCAGCGCCGAACTCTCCCGCGCACGGGACCGCGCGGAGCTGGAGCGACAGGAGTACCTGTTCGACCGCGTTCAGGATATCGCGGACATCGGCGTCTGGGAGTACGTCCCGTCGCGGGACGAGCTCACGTGGTCGGACGGCGTCCGGCGGATCCACGGCGTCGAAGACGGGTACGAGCCCTCGATCGACGACGGTATCGAGTTCTACCACCCGGACGACCGGGAGGCGATCGCCGACGCCGTCGAGACCGCCATCGACGAGGGCGACCCCTACGACCTGGACCTCCGGATCGTCCGCGCAGACGGTGCGTTGCGGGACGTCCGGGCGTGGGGCGAGTACGTCGAGGACGCCTCCCGCGGGGACGCTTCGCTCCGCGGCGTGTTCCAAGACGTGACCGAACGGGAGGCGAAGCGGCGCGAGCATCGGGCGCTGGCGGAGGAGTACGAGGCGTTGCTCGAGACGTCCGGCGACGCGATCTTCATGCTGGACGTTGACGCCGACGGCGACGACCCGTCGTTCGAGTTCGCGAGGCTCAGTTCCGGCTACGAGGAACAGACCGGCCTCACGACCGCGGCGGTCCGCGGCGAGACGCCGCGGGCGGTGTTCGGCGAGGAGACGGGCGCCGAACTCGAGGCCAACTACACCCGATGTGTCGAGGAAGGGGAACCCATCTCGTACCGCGAGGAGCTCGATACGGGTCCTGCGGCCCGCTTCTGGGAGACCGGTCTCGCGCCGGTGACGGTCGACGGCGAGACGGTTCGGATCGTCGGTATCGCCCGAAACGTGACCGAGCAGGTCGAACGGGAGCGGGACCTCGAGGCGACGAACCGACGGCTGGAGTCGCTCATCGAAGCGACGCCGCTCACGGTGGCGGAAGTCGACGCCGACGGGACGATCGTCCGGTGGAACGACGAGGCCGAGGCCATGTTCGGCTGGTCGCGCGAGGAGGTCGTCGGCGAGCAGATCTCCCCCGACACGACCGAACGGCGGGACGAGTTCCTCGGGAGCTGGCGCCGCGCCCTCGGCGGCGAGCGAATCCGCGCGGCGGAGATACAACAGGAGACGAAGGCCGGCGACGAGTTGGAGCTGCTCTTGTCCGTCGCTCCGATTCCGGGCCCCGAGGGGGAGGTCACGAGCACGCTCGCCGTCGTCGAGGACATCACCGAGCAAAAGCGGTCCGAGGCTCGGCTCCGGGCGCTCCAAGAGACCGCCCAGCGGCTCAGCGCCGCCGAGTCCACCGAGGCGATCGGTCGTCTCGCCGTCGACGCCGCGGCCGAGGTCCTCGACCTCGACATCACCGCGATGTGGGAGTTCGACGAGCGGGCGGACGCGCTCGTCCCGACCACGACGACGGACGCGGCGGCGGACCTGCTCGGAACGCCGCCTCGGTTCGACCGCGGCGAGGGGCTCGCGTGGGCGGCGTTCGAGGCCGGCGACACGCAGGTGTACGACGACGTGCAAGCCGCGGGCGACCGATACAACCCGGACACGGAGATAGAAAGCGAGGTCCTCGTTCCGCTGGGCGAGTACGGACTCATGATCACCGGGTCCACCTCGCCGCGGGAGTTCTCCGAGTCCGACGTGGACCTCTTCCGGCTCCTCGGCGCGACCGTCGAGGCGGCCCTCGCGCGGGCGAGCCGGGAGGCGGAGCTCCACCGCCAGAACGAGCGGCTCGACGAGTTCGCGAGCGTCGTCGCTCACGACCTCAGGAACCCGCTCGCCGTCGCACAGGGCTTTCTCGACCTCGCGGCGGAGACGGGCGACCCGGACCACTTCGAGCGGGTGCGGTCGGCGCACGACCGGACCGAACGGCTCGTGGCGGACCTCCTCGCGCTGGCGCGCGGCGAGACCGAAGTCGAAGACGCGGAAGCGGTGGACCTCGCGGCCGTGGCGACGGAGGCGTGGGGGTACGTCGATACCAACGACGCGTCGCTCGCCGTCGAAGACCATGTCCCGACGGTGACCGGCGATCCGGGGCGGCTGACGCAGCTCTTCGAGAACCTCTTCCGGAACGCGATCGAACACGGCGGGCGGGACATCGCGGTCACCGTGGGGCGCGTCGCGGACGACGGCTTTTACGTCGAAGACGACGGCGCCGGCATCCCGCCCGAGCGCCGCGACGAGGTGCTCGAACACGGCGTCACGTCCAGCGAGGAGGGGACCGGTTTCGGGCTCTCGATCGTCGTCGACATCGCGAGAGCGCACGGCTGGACCGTCTCGGTGACGGACGGCGCCGACGGCGGGGCGCGGTTCGAGTTCGCTCGGGGCGCGTGA
- a CDS encoding PH domain-containing protein has product MSDTALRDSPAPDTAEPAELDLEWLTLEDGESIQWASTPHKYSVVPALIVGVPLSLVLVGIPIVVAAYLQYTNTNYVVTNRGLYSKRGVLSRDVQQIGFDKVQNISYSQSALGSTFGYGSVDVSTAGGSGIELQFRSIPDPAAIQELISRAIDSRQQPESDSTKEDVLDAILAELRVIRQAVADDHDAPAEPTAPPADDHDPRAESTASPADDTSHADVTESDE; this is encoded by the coding sequence ATGTCCGATACGGCCCTCCGAGACAGTCCGGCGCCCGACACGGCAGAGCCCGCGGAACTGGATCTCGAGTGGCTCACGCTCGAAGACGGCGAGTCTATCCAGTGGGCGAGCACGCCGCACAAGTACAGCGTCGTTCCGGCGCTGATAGTCGGAGTTCCGCTGTCGCTCGTCCTCGTCGGCATCCCCATCGTCGTCGCGGCGTACCTCCAGTACACCAACACGAACTACGTCGTCACCAACCGCGGCCTCTACAGCAAGCGAGGCGTGCTCTCGCGCGACGTCCAGCAGATCGGGTTCGACAAGGTGCAGAACATCTCGTACTCGCAGTCGGCGCTCGGGTCGACCTTCGGATACGGCTCCGTCGACGTCAGCACGGCCGGCGGCTCGGGTATCGAGCTCCAGTTCCGGAGCATCCCCGACCCGGCCGCCATCCAGGAGTTGATCTCCAGAGCGATCGACAGCCGACAGCAGCCCGAGTCCGACTCGACGAAAGAGGACGTGCTCGATGCGATCCTCGCGGAGCTGCGCGTCATCCGGCAGGCGGTCGCCGACGACCACGACGCACCGGCCGAGCCGACCGCCCCGCCTGCAGACGACCACGACCCACGAGCCGAGTCGACAGCCTCGCCCGCAGACGACACGTCGCACGCGGATGTCACCGAATCCGATGAGTGA
- a CDS encoding PH domain-containing protein, whose protein sequence is MSDRWWFQSDGERVVWEGSPRLSAALPDVVVGSVVCVLALGGAVVVDARLLAGVLLGVGIGGWGVLRVRRTQYLLTTHAVWAKRGVLGRTVRRVRVEKIQNTAFSQSPTGSIFGYGTVSVEVAGGRDLTFRRVDDPKTVQRTLSEHRGRDESAIPGSRDQWRSVLEVVREIRATVASGGETET, encoded by the coding sequence ATGAGTGACCGCTGGTGGTTTCAATCCGACGGCGAGCGCGTCGTCTGGGAGGGCAGTCCCCGTCTCTCTGCCGCCCTCCCGGACGTGGTGGTCGGGAGCGTCGTCTGCGTCCTCGCGCTCGGTGGCGCCGTCGTCGTCGACGCCCGGCTGCTCGCCGGGGTGCTCCTCGGAGTCGGCATCGGCGGCTGGGGGGTGCTCCGCGTCCGGCGCACGCAGTATCTCCTGACCACGCACGCGGTGTGGGCGAAACGCGGCGTCCTCGGGCGGACCGTCCGTCGCGTGCGCGTCGAGAAGATCCAAAACACCGCCTTCTCGCAATCCCCCACGGGTTCGATATTCGGCTACGGGACCGTGTCCGTGGAGGTCGCGGGCGGACGCGACCTGACCTTTCGGCGAGTCGACGACCCGAAAACCGTCCAGCGGACGCTCTCGGAACACAGGGGCCGCGACGAGAGCGCGATTCCGGGGTCGCGAGACCAGTGGCGGTCCGTCCTCGAGGTAGTGCGCGAGATCCGCGCGACGGTAGCCTCCGGCGGCGAGACCGAAACCTAA
- a CDS encoding tubulin/FtsZ family protein encodes MKLAMIGIGQAGGKIVDEFLAYDARTGADVVRAAVAVNTAKADLRGIEHIPQAQQILVGQSRVKGHGVGADNELGAEVTEEDIDEIQSALDSVAVHEIDAFLVVAGLGGGTGSGGAPVVAKHLKRIYTEPVYGLGILPGGDEGGIYTLNAARSLKTFVDQVDNLMLFDNDAWRSSGESVGEGFDAINAELVTRFGVLFSAGEVTAGSDVAESVVDSSEIINTLKGGGISSLGYAEVPVDEPTRTGLLSRLRGPADDGIDSTDATNRITSLVRKATLGRLTLPTELQGTERALLVVAGPSAYLNRKGIEHGRKWLEEQTGSMEVRGGDYPRRGNGTVAALVLLGGVTNVPRIKELQQVAIEAQQNRGEITGESEGRFTDLMDTGGELDSLF; translated from the coding sequence ATGAAACTCGCAATGATCGGGATCGGGCAAGCAGGTGGAAAGATCGTCGACGAGTTTCTGGCGTACGACGCCCGGACCGGCGCTGACGTCGTCCGCGCGGCCGTCGCCGTCAACACGGCCAAGGCGGATCTCCGGGGGATCGAGCACATTCCGCAGGCACAGCAGATCCTCGTCGGCCAGTCGCGGGTGAAAGGCCACGGCGTCGGCGCCGACAACGAGCTCGGGGCCGAGGTGACCGAAGAGGACATCGACGAGATCCAAAGCGCGCTCGACTCGGTGGCCGTCCACGAGATCGACGCGTTCCTCGTCGTCGCCGGGCTCGGTGGGGGCACGGGCTCGGGCGGTGCCCCCGTCGTCGCCAAACACCTCAAGCGGATCTACACCGAGCCGGTGTACGGGTTAGGGATCCTCCCCGGAGGCGACGAGGGGGGCATCTACACGCTGAACGCCGCGCGCTCGCTCAAAACGTTCGTCGATCAGGTGGACAACCTCATGCTGTTCGACAACGACGCGTGGCGGAGTTCGGGGGAGTCGGTGGGAGAGGGGTTCGACGCGATCAACGCGGAGCTCGTCACCCGATTCGGCGTCCTGTTCAGCGCGGGCGAGGTGACCGCGGGGAGCGATGTCGCGGAGAGCGTCGTCGACTCCTCGGAGATCATCAACACGCTCAAAGGCGGTGGCATCTCCTCGCTCGGCTACGCCGAGGTGCCGGTCGACGAGCCGACTCGAACGGGGTTGTTGTCGCGGCTCCGCGGACCCGCGGACGACGGCATCGACAGCACGGATGCCACGAATCGAATCACCAGCCTGGTCCGGAAGGCGACGCTCGGCCGACTCACGCTGCCCACGGAGCTACAGGGAACGGAGCGGGCGCTGCTCGTCGTCGCCGGCCCGTCGGCGTACCTCAACCGAAAAGGAATCGAGCACGGTCGAAAGTGGCTCGAAGAGCAGACCGGCTCGATGGAGGTCCGCGGCGGCGACTACCCGCGCCGCGGGAACGGGACCGTTGCGGCGCTCGTGTTGCTCGGGGGCGTCACGAACGTCCCGCGGATCAAAGAGCTCCAGCAGGTCGCCATCGAGGCACAGCAGAACCGCGGGGAGATCACGGGCGAAAGCGAGGGCCGTTTCACGGACCTCATGGACACCGGCGGCGAGCTCGACTCGCTGTTTTGA
- a CDS encoding HalOD1 output domain-containing protein: MTLSQKVLERVAELEDAAPHELEEPLFEAVDPDALDQVFRTQPNGPRRAEGRVRFSYHGYEVVAYADGRVSVQDPTRMN, encoded by the coding sequence ATGACCCTTTCACAGAAGGTGCTGGAACGGGTTGCAGAACTTGAGGACGCGGCTCCACACGAACTCGAAGAGCCGCTGTTCGAGGCGGTCGACCCCGACGCGTTGGACCAGGTGTTCCGGACGCAGCCCAACGGCCCGCGAAGAGCCGAAGGCCGGGTCCGGTTCTCGTACCACGGGTACGAGGTCGTCGCCTACGCGGACGGCAGGGTGAGCGTCCAAGACCCGACTCGGATGAACTGA
- the ppk2 gene encoding polyphosphate kinase 2, with translation MAAPMTDHPVLPDDESVLTTVDEDKLYKGSGKIKKKHYNREIERLQEELVRLQMWIKEQGLRAVVLFDGRDAAGKGGTIHRITRRTSSRVVKVVALGKPTEREQSQWYFQRYVEHLPAAGEMVLFDRSWYNRATVERVMGFCTDEEYQEFLRSAPEFERMLMRSGIILIKYWFSISDEEQERRFQKRSNDPKRRWKLSPMDLEARERWVEYSRAKDAMFTHTDTSDSPWYVINADVKKHARLNCISHLLSQIEYEDTMPEPTGLPDRQHDPNYERPAIDGQNWVPALYGSNPPATDVERS, from the coding sequence ATGGCGGCTCCGATGACCGACCATCCGGTTCTTCCCGACGACGAGTCCGTGTTGACCACGGTCGACGAGGACAAGCTGTACAAAGGCAGCGGCAAGATCAAGAAGAAACACTACAACCGGGAGATCGAGCGACTCCAAGAGGAGCTCGTCAGACTCCAGATGTGGATCAAAGAGCAGGGGCTCCGGGCCGTCGTGCTCTTCGACGGGCGCGACGCGGCCGGCAAGGGCGGCACCATCCACCGGATCACCCGTCGGACGAGTTCGCGGGTCGTGAAGGTCGTCGCGCTCGGGAAGCCGACCGAACGCGAGCAGAGCCAGTGGTACTTCCAGCGCTACGTCGAGCACCTCCCGGCGGCCGGCGAGATGGTCCTGTTCGACCGGAGCTGGTACAACCGCGCAACCGTCGAGCGCGTGATGGGGTTCTGTACCGACGAGGAGTATCAGGAGTTCCTCCGGTCGGCCCCCGAGTTCGAGCGGATGCTCATGCGCTCTGGGATCATCCTCATCAAATACTGGTTTTCGATCAGCGACGAAGAGCAGGAACGGCGGTTCCAGAAGCGCAGCAACGACCCGAAGCGACGCTGGAAGCTCAGCCCCATGGACCTCGAAGCCAGGGAGCGGTGGGTCGAGTACTCGCGGGCGAAGGACGCGATGTTCACCCACACAGATACGAGCGACTCGCCGTGGTACGTGATCAACGCCGACGTGAAGAAACACGCCCGGCTCAACTGTATCAGCCACCTCCTCTCGCAGATCGAGTACGAGGACACCATGCCCGAGCCGACCGGGCTGCCGGACCGACAGCACGACCCGAACTACGAGCGCCCGGCGATAGACGGGCAAAACTGGGTGCCCGCGCTGTACGGGTCGAACCCCCCGGCGACCGACGTAGAGCGGTCCTGA
- a CDS encoding VOC family protein, with translation MDLRIDHVTVAGRDLDRLADAFGDVGLPVEYGGRHSNGVTHMAIVGFRDGSYVELISTIAPEAESPWWNGPIREDGGPCAWAVEVDDIEAVSADLRGRGVPVDGPSTHERTRADDTLVEWDLTFLGEGDAGSTLPFLISDRTPRDCRVRPTGDLASSPIVGVDTVVLGVPDLDAAARRFETAFDAGRPTLGSSDRLAATTASFPDAPVVLAAPDDGGWLADRLAAFGPRPVAYLLGVDGDDASRRPEVDTDAAGSLAGRAVEWLSVHHPVGRPYLGLVDARTRRA, from the coding sequence ATGGATCTCCGCATCGACCACGTGACGGTCGCGGGTCGAGACCTCGACCGGCTCGCCGACGCGTTCGGCGACGTCGGCCTCCCGGTCGAGTACGGCGGTCGCCACTCGAACGGCGTCACCCACATGGCGATCGTAGGATTTCGAGACGGGAGTTACGTCGAACTTATCTCGACGATAGCGCCGGAGGCCGAGTCGCCGTGGTGGAACGGTCCGATTCGCGAGGACGGCGGTCCGTGCGCGTGGGCGGTCGAGGTCGACGACATCGAGGCCGTCAGCGCCGACCTGCGCGGCCGCGGTGTGCCGGTCGACGGGCCCTCGACGCACGAGCGCACCCGCGCCGACGACACGCTCGTCGAGTGGGACCTGACGTTCCTCGGGGAGGGGGACGCGGGCTCGACCCTCCCGTTTCTCATCAGCGACCGAACGCCCCGCGACTGCCGCGTTCGACCGACCGGCGACCTGGCGTCGTCGCCGATCGTCGGGGTCGACACGGTCGTGTTGGGGGTTCCCGACCTCGACGCTGCGGCGAGGCGGTTCGAAACCGCGTTCGACGCGGGCCGTCCGACGCTCGGTTCGAGCGACCGGCTCGCGGCGACCACCGCGTCTTTTCCCGACGCGCCGGTCGTGCTGGCAGCGCCCGACGACGGCGGCTGGCTCGCCGACAGGCTCGCCGCCTTCGGGCCGCGCCCCGTCGCGTATCTCCTCGGCGTCGACGGAGACGACGCGTCTCGACGCCCCGAGGTTGATACCGACGCCGCCGGGTCGCTCGCCGGGCGAGCGGTCGAGTGGCTGTCCGTGCACCATCCGGTCGGTCGCCCGTACCTCGGACTCGTCGACGCGCGGACGCGACGCGCTTAG